Proteins encoded by one window of Bacillota bacterium:
- a CDS encoding ABC transporter ATP-binding protein, translated as MRASLTASSTLTWRNGWQRHMSTASEPLLRVQGLTVAFGQQPPVVREVSFEVMPGETVGIVGESGSGKTMTALSIMRLLPPSGRIVGGSILFDTMPLHQFTEAQMRQVRGGDIAMIFQDPFTCLNPVMRVGEQVAEAARLHRDRAEGDPEALAVQMLRAVHLPDPERIARRYPHELSGGQRQRVMIAMAFICHPRLLIADEPSTALDVTVQLQILHLMREMQQQQGTAVLLITHDIGVVAYTCDRVLVMHRGEIVEAGTVYEVLERPGHPYTRQLLEAVR; from the coding sequence ATGAGGGCATCCCTAACCGCAAGTTCTACGCTTACGTGGAGGAACGGCTGGCAAAGGCACATGAGTACGGCTTCTGAACCGCTGCTGCGCGTGCAAGGACTGACGGTCGCGTTCGGTCAGCAGCCGCCGGTGGTGCGCGAGGTGAGCTTCGAGGTGATGCCCGGCGAGACGGTGGGCATCGTGGGCGAGAGCGGCTCTGGCAAGACCATGACCGCGCTCTCCATCATGCGTCTGCTTCCGCCAAGTGGACGCATCGTCGGAGGCAGTATCCTGTTCGATACAATGCCCCTGCATCAGTTTACGGAGGCGCAGATGCGTCAGGTGCGCGGCGGCGACATCGCCATGATATTCCAGGACCCCTTCACCTGCCTGAACCCTGTCATGCGCGTCGGTGAGCAGGTGGCAGAAGCGGCGCGCTTACACCGCGACCGCGCAGAGGGTGACCCCGAAGCGCTGGCAGTGCAGATGCTTCGCGCAGTGCATCTGCCCGACCCTGAACGCATTGCTCGCCGCTACCCGCACGAGCTCTCGGGCGGACAACGGCAGCGCGTGATGATTGCGATGGCGTTCATCTGCCACCCGCGCCTGCTGATTGCCGACGAGCCAAGCACCGCGCTGGACGTCACCGTACAGCTACAGATACTGCACCTGATGCGCGAGATGCAACAGCAACAGGGCACGGCGGTGTTGCTGATTACGCACGATATCGGCGTGGTGGCATACACCTGCGACCGCGTACTGGTAATGCATCGGGGCGAAATCGTGGAAGCGGGAACCGTCTACGAGGTGCTGGAACGGCCGGGTCACCCGTATACCCGACAACTGCTGGAGGCGGTGCGATGA
- a CDS encoding ABC transporter ATP-binding protein yields MSANPLVQMRGVKVHFPLPRGEVVRAVDGVDVMLEPGEAVGLVGESGSGKSTLARALLRLLPLTAGEVWFDGKPLHRLPERDLRPLRREMQMVFQDPMASLNPRMRIADILAEPLLVHGIARGRQAQHAAARLLERVGLPQEYLNRYPHEFSGGQRQRICIARAIATQPRLLVADEPTSALDLSIRAQIHALLRQLQQEMNMAILFVTHDLHAVRQVCLRVMVMYLGKIVEVAPVERLFTIPAHPYTQTLLDAVLEPVPSKARRPRRLPSGEVPTAIRVPTGCRFHTRCPYAQERCRLEEPALQPAGEAHHVACYYPLTLPSLQAKTGTE; encoded by the coding sequence ATGAGCGCCAATCCGCTGGTGCAGATGCGAGGGGTAAAGGTGCATTTTCCCCTGCCGCGCGGCGAGGTGGTACGTGCCGTCGACGGAGTAGATGTGATGCTGGAGCCGGGGGAAGCGGTGGGACTGGTGGGGGAAAGCGGCAGCGGCAAGAGCACCCTCGCGCGGGCACTGCTGCGCCTGCTGCCGTTGACTGCCGGAGAAGTCTGGTTTGACGGCAAGCCGTTGCACCGCCTGCCGGAGCGCGATCTGCGCCCCCTGCGCCGCGAGATGCAGATGGTGTTTCAGGACCCGATGGCGTCGCTGAACCCTCGCATGCGCATTGCCGACATCCTCGCCGAGCCGCTGCTGGTACATGGTATCGCGCGCGGCAGGCAGGCGCAGCACGCAGCGGCGCGTTTACTGGAGCGGGTCGGACTGCCACAGGAGTACCTGAATCGCTACCCTCACGAGTTTTCGGGTGGTCAACGTCAGCGCATCTGTATTGCCCGCGCCATCGCCACGCAGCCGCGCCTGCTGGTTGCCGACGAACCGACCTCCGCGTTAGACCTCTCCATCCGCGCGCAGATACACGCCCTGCTGCGCCAGCTGCAGCAGGAGATGAACATGGCGATTCTGTTTGTGACGCACGACCTGCACGCGGTGCGCCAGGTGTGCTTGCGGGTGATGGTGATGTATCTGGGCAAAATCGTGGAGGTGGCGCCGGTCGAGCGGTTGTTCACCATACCCGCGCACCCCTACACGCAGACCCTGCTGGACGCGGTGCTGGAGCCAGTGCCTTCCAAAGCCCGTCGTCCCCGTCGCCTGCCCAGCGGAGAGGTACCTACCGCAATCCGAGTACCCACAGGTTGTCGGTTCCACACCCGCTGCCCATACGCGCAGGAGAGATGCCGTTTGGAGGAGCCAGCCCTGCAGCCTGCGGGAGAGGCGCACCACGTGGCGTGTTACTACCCGCTGACTCTGCCGAGCCTGCAAGCGAAAACGGGCACAGAGTAG
- a CDS encoding DUF1559 domain-containing protein translates to MKRGFTLIELLVVIAIIAILAAILFPVFSQAREKARSASCLSNMKQIGLGVVMYVQDYDETYPMAYYYINGATSRNGYVQWSGMVDPYVKQLKGSRTVWVCPSHRLGGFAPTNFLDLNNAPAGQVPQTPGIQDIQADRISYIANELLMPRKKYAAVPQNVVSLGAVDTPAQVIAVAEITDVLGALNDTSPTGGAAIKSHRPTNGVSDNGRVYDGEAGVTGPVCALTPQEAWAAIRYAQANNNAGGQHHIAYISPDRHSGGANYIFADGHAKWHKLEATLDTRNFLWGKRAYAAGGLTVYDCVNGVPVQ, encoded by the coding sequence ATGAAACGTGGGTTTACGCTGATCGAGCTGCTAGTGGTTATCGCGATTATCGCGATACTCGCAGCCATCCTGTTCCCCGTCTTTTCGCAGGCGAGAGAAAAGGCTCGATCCGCCAGCTGCCTGTCCAACATGAAGCAGATTGGTCTGGGCGTCGTGATGTATGTGCAGGACTACGACGAGACCTACCCGATGGCGTACTACTACATCAACGGCGCTACCAGCCGAAACGGCTACGTGCAGTGGTCGGGAATGGTCGACCCATACGTCAAGCAGCTGAAGGGCAGCAGGACCGTGTGGGTGTGCCCCAGCCATCGTCTGGGCGGCTTTGCCCCCACCAACTTTCTGGACCTGAACAACGCCCCAGCGGGACAGGTTCCGCAGACGCCTGGCATTCAGGACATCCAGGCTGACCGTATCAGCTACATCGCCAACGAGTTGCTGATGCCGCGCAAGAAATACGCTGCCGTGCCGCAGAACGTGGTGTCTCTCGGGGCGGTGGATACTCCCGCGCAGGTCATCGCGGTGGCGGAGATTACCGATGTGCTGGGCGCGCTGAACGACACCTCGCCCACCGGCGGCGCGGCTATCAAGTCGCACCGTCCGACCAACGGCGTCTCCGATAACGGCAGGGTCTATGATGGTGAGGCTGGAGTAACCGGGCCGGTGTGTGCGCTTACTCCGCAGGAGGCGTGGGCAGCCATCCGCTACGCTCAGGCGAACAACAACGCCGGTGGTCAGCACCACATCGCTTATATCAGCCCGGACCGCCACTCGGGTGGGGCGAACTACATTTTTGCCGACGGGCACGCGAAGTGGCACAAACTGGAAGCCACTCTGGACACCCGCAACTTTCTCTGGGGCAAACGTGCCTATGCGGCTGGCGGCTTGACGGTGTATGACTGCGTGAACGGGGTACCGGTACAGTAA
- a CDS encoding DUF1854 domain-containing protein produces MNVDSRGVSLDMLRFRDVPTFEVRFLEPSQIRLFRTPGSSQIRMTIEGERSILRVHVVRCFPLSDPNHFLSLRDGMDQEVGILKSLHGLDPESRRIIEEELDRRYFVPVVQKVYSVREEYGTITWDVQTNRGRRVYQVRHLRDNVQEVTPTRLIITDMDGNRFEIPDTTKLDSRSMAIIARAL; encoded by the coding sequence ATGAATGTAGACAGTCGTGGTGTCAGTCTGGACATGCTGCGTTTTCGGGACGTGCCCACCTTCGAGGTGCGCTTTTTGGAGCCGTCCCAAATCCGCCTGTTCCGCACGCCCGGTTCCAGCCAGATTCGCATGACCATCGAAGGCGAACGGAGCATCCTGCGGGTGCATGTGGTGCGCTGCTTTCCCCTGTCCGACCCGAACCACTTTCTCAGCTTGCGCGACGGTATGGACCAGGAAGTGGGCATCCTGAAATCGCTGCACGGCTTGGACCCCGAATCGCGCCGCATTATCGAGGAAGAGCTGGACAGGCGATACTTCGTGCCTGTGGTGCAGAAGGTGTACTCGGTGCGCGAGGAGTATGGCACCATCACCTGGGATGTGCAGACCAACCGCGGGCGCAGGGTGTATCAGGTGCGCCACCTGCGCGACAACGTGCAGGAGGTGACCCCCACGCGCCTGATAATCACCGACATGGACGGCAACCGCTTCGAAATCCCCGACACAACCAAACTCGACTCTCGCAGCATGGCGATTATCGCCCGCGCGCTATGA
- a CDS encoding ComF family protein: MQTAWQEVLDALYPPRCAACAQVGYKYWCADCLSRVSYIAPPVCTKCGTPIDPEGFCPSCPTHPLLLEAVRAAAHYEGAVKDAIHRLKYAAKPAVAPALAQLLIQAWHSALSEPLHAAQGVIPIPIHRERERERGFNQSVLLARHFCHAVGLSLWDDVLVRAVYRQPQVGLNAAQRAQNVKDAFRVVRSEEIASKSVLLMDDVWTTGSTLNEAARALLQVGAAHVFALTVAHESLRG; encoded by the coding sequence TTGCAAACAGCGTGGCAAGAGGTACTGGACGCGCTGTACCCGCCACGTTGTGCCGCGTGTGCGCAGGTGGGCTACAAATACTGGTGTGCGGATTGCCTCAGTCGCGTTTCGTATATTGCGCCGCCCGTTTGCACCAAATGCGGTACTCCGATAGACCCTGAAGGTTTTTGTCCTTCCTGCCCTACCCATCCCCTGCTGCTCGAAGCGGTGCGCGCCGCCGCGCACTACGAGGGAGCCGTGAAAGACGCTATCCACCGCCTCAAGTATGCCGCAAAACCTGCTGTGGCACCTGCGCTGGCGCAATTGCTGATTCAGGCGTGGCACAGCGCACTGAGCGAACCCCTTCACGCCGCGCAGGGGGTCATTCCCATTCCCATCCATCGAGAACGAGAGCGCGAGCGCGGCTTCAATCAGAGCGTGCTTCTCGCGCGGCACTTCTGTCACGCCGTCGGCTTGTCGTTATGGGACGACGTGCTGGTGCGTGCCGTATACCGCCAGCCACAGGTAGGGCTGAACGCCGCACAGCGGGCGCAGAACGTCAAAGACGCTTTCCGCGTCGTGCGGTCGGAAGAGATTGCCAGCAAGAGCGTGCTGTTAATGGACGACGTCTGGACCACAGGTAGCACCCTGAACGAAGCAGCCAGGGCGTTGTTGCAGGTGGGAGCCGCGCACGTGTTTGCCCTTACTGTGGCACACGAGAGCCTGCGGGGGTAA